One genomic segment of Brassica napus cultivar Da-Ae chromosome A3, Da-Ae, whole genome shotgun sequence includes these proteins:
- the LOC106449436 gene encoding protein JINGUBANG-like: MHQSSFFLFIKTLQTLVSCSINQFKYSFIRNNMIRCHETQEEGDWSHEDHQISISQAFHQCIATLVGHTSSYISSLTLAGKRLYTGSSDGLVRLWDANSMETLAEASSNGDVITGERGDGGAVKSLVILADKLFTAHQDQKIRVWKINDVVEEAEASNKKYMHIATMPTMSDRLAKCLMPNNQVQIRRHKKASWVHHVDAVSGLALSRDGALLYSVSWDRTLKIWRTTDFKCLESITNAHEDAINAVELSENGDIYTGSSDRKIKVWRKKNLDEEKKKKNKHYLVATLSEQDSGINALALSSYNLLYSGGSDGSILVWERDHEGGDIAVAGGLRGHTESVLCLAVVSDIVCSGSADKTVRLWKCSLADYSCLAVLEGHRGPVKCLTGAIRDSGTQSEASYHIYSGGLDSQVKVWQILVPTL; encoded by the coding sequence ATGCACCAATCTTCTTTTTTCCTCTTTATAAAAACTCTACAAACTTTGGTAAGTTGTTCaataaatcaattcaaatattcctTCATAAGAAACAATATGATACGATGTCACGAAACTCAAGAAGAAGGAGACTGGTCTCATGAAGATCATCAAATATCTATTTCGCAAGCATTTCATCAATGTATCGCTACTCTTGTTGGTCACACATCCTCTTACATTTCATCTCTAACCCTTGCAGGAAAGAGACTTTACACAGGCTCCAGCGATGGACTTGTAAGATTGTGGGATGCAAACTCGATGGAAACATTAGCCGAAGCGTCAAGCAACGGCGATGTTATAACAGGAGAAAGAGGAGACGGAGGAGCAGTGAAGTCATTGGTAATATTGGCGGATAAACTCTTCACAGCACACCAAGATCAAAAGATACGTGTCTGGAAGATAAACGACGTCGTTGAAGAAGCAGAAGCGAGTAATAAAAAGTACATGCATATAGCAACGATGCCAACGATGAGTGACCGTTTGGCAAAGTGTTTGATGCCTAACAACCAAGTCCAAATAAGGAGGCACAAGAAAGCTTCTTGGGTTCACCATGTAGACGCGGTTTCGGGTTTAGCATTATCAAGAGATGGAGCACTACTCTATTCTGTCTCATGGGACCGGACGCTCAAGATCTGGCGAACCACCGATTTTAAATGCCTAGAGTCCATTACAAACGCCCACGAGGATGCAATCAATGCTGTTGAGCTGTCCGAGAATGGAGATATATACACAGGGTCTTCTGACCGGAAAATTAAAGTGTGGAGGAAGAAGAACCTCGATgaggagaaaaagaaaaagaataaacaTTATTTGGTTGCAACATTGTCAGAGCAAGATTCAGGTATTAACGCGTTGGCGTTAAGCAGTTACAATCTGTTGTATTCGGGTGGATCTGACGGATCTATATTGGTGTGGGAAAGAGACCACGAAGGTGGAGACATTGCTGTTGCTGGAGGGCTAAGAGGTCACACAGAGTCTGTTCTTTGCCTTGCGGTTGTTTCAGACATAGTCTGTAGTGGCTCTGCAGATAAGACAGTGAGGCTGTGGAAATGTTCTTTGGCGGATTATTCGTGCTTAGCTGTGTTGGAGGGGCATAGAGGACCAGTTAAATGCTTAACCGGAGCCATTCGTGATTCCGGTACACAATCAGAGGCTTCTTATCACATTTACAGTGGAGGACTTGACTCTCAAGTTAAGGTTTGGCAGATTTTGGTACCAAccttataa
- the LOC106445805 gene encoding serine/threonine-protein kinase STY13 → MLAMDSLNGYRLEPKWEIDPQLLFVGPKIGEGAHAKVYEGKYKNQTVAIKIIHRGETPEEIAKRDSRFLREVEMLSRVQHKNLVKFIGACKEPVMVIVTELLQGGTLRKYLVNLRPACLETPVAIGFALDIARGMECLHSHGIIHRDLKPENLLLTADHKTVKLADFGLAREESLTEMMTAETGTYRWMAPELYSTVTLRLGEKKHYNNKVDAYSFAIVLWELLHNKLPFEGMSNLQAAYAAAFKNVRPSAESLPEDLGVIVTSCWNEDPNARPNFTQIIQLLLNYLSKVGSPALSAIPQRILASKNSLLPPDSPGTSSLMATKLDECGETPKAKTEDKRKGLFFCFNQCY, encoded by the exons ATGCTTGCTATGGATTCATTGAATGGATACAGATTAGAACCCAAATGGGAAATTGATCCTCAACTTCTCTTTGTTGGGCCAAAGATTGGTGAAGGAGCTCATGCCAAAGTCTATGAGGGAAA ATACAAGAATCAGACAGTTGCAATAAAGATAATTCACAGAGGAGAAACGCCAGAAGAAATTGCAAAGAGGGATTCAAGATTTCTAAGAGAAGTAGAAATGCTCTCAAGAGTTCAACACAAGAATTTGGTTAAG TTCATTGGTGCTTGCAAGGAGCCTGTAATGGTGATAGTTACAGAACTTCTTCAAGGCGGTACACTGCGTAAATACCTTGTAAACTTGAGACCAGCTTGTTTGGAGACTCCTGTGGCTATTGGTTTTGCGCTTGATATTGCTCGTGGCATGGAATGCTTGCATTCCCATGGGATCATTCACCGTGATCTCAAACCtg AGAATTTGCTTTTAACTGCAGACCACAAAACAGTAAAACTAGCAGACTTTGGATTAGCAAGAGAAGAGTCACTGACTGAGATGATGACGGCTGAGACTGGAACATACCGATGGATGGCACCTGAG TTGTACAGCACGGTAACTCTTCGATTAGGAGAGAAGAAGCATTACAACAATAAAGTGGACGCATATAGCTTTGCAATCGTTCTCTGGGAGCTTTTACACAATAAACTTCCCTTTGAGGGAATGTCCAATCTCCAAGCAGCATATGCAGCCGCCTTTAAA AATGTGAGGCCAAGCGCTGAGAGCTTACCAGAGGATTTGGGAGTCATTGTAACATCATGCTGGAATGAGGATCCGAATGCTCGGCCAAACTTCACTCAGATCATTCAGTTACTACTTAACTATCTCTCCAAAGTTGGATCTCCAGCTTTGTCCGCGATTCCACAGAGGATTCTAGCTTCTAAGAACTCACTATTGCCACCGGATTCACCTGGAACAAGCTCTTTGATGGCTACCAAGCTTGATGAATGTGGGGAAACTCCAAAGGCTAAAACTGAAGACAAACGAAAAGGTTTGTTTTTCTGCTTCAATCAATGTTATTAA
- the LOC106449431 gene encoding uncharacterized protein LOC106449431: protein MDLRKSRATTTTVTLSCLLLVSSFYTLSTATSATNPPSYQLFLFVGFVLAAALSLLILVTAARATMVAWITVIVLLAFSGTRRRVLAKQGKMITTDVAMCLVRVLISEADPRG, encoded by the coding sequence ATGGATCTCCGCAAAAGTAGAGCAACAACAACCACCGTTACTCTCTCATGTCTTCTCCTCGTTTCTTCATTCTACACTCTCTCCACCGCAACATCAGCCACAAATCCACCCTCGTACCAACTATTTCTATTTGTAGGATTCGTTCTAGCCGCAGCTTTGTCGCTTCTGATACTTGTCACTGCTGCACGAGCCACCATGGTCGCGTGGATAACAGTGATCGTCTTGCTGGCCTTCTCGGGTACACGCCGCCGTGTTCTGGCGAAGCAGGGAAAGATGATAACGACGGACGTGGCTATGTGCTTGGTCAGGGTTCTGATTAGTGAGGCAGATCCTCGTGGTTAG
- the LOC106449434 gene encoding uncharacterized protein LOC106449434 isoform X1, with amino-acid sequence MGNCQAVDTARIVIQHPNGKEEMLSCPVSASYVMKMNPGHCVALLISTTALSASPGHGGPLRLTRIKLLRPTETLVLGHVYRLITTKEVMKGLMAKKCSKSKKEGKMSEDKVEMVKAFSSNKLDNEDQMKKQEKERPLRISRSWQPSLKSIAEGGAS; translated from the exons ATGGGAAACTGTCAAGCGGTGGACACTGCCAGAATCGTGATACAACACCCAAATGGTAAAGAAGAAATGCTAAGCTGTCCAGTTTCTGCTAGCTATGTGATGAAGATGAATCCTGGCCATTGTGTTGCTCTTCTCATCTCCACCACCGCTCTCTCTGCCTCTCCCGGTCATGGAGGACCTCTTCGGCTCACCAGGATTAAACTCCTCCGTCCCACAGAGACGCTTGTTCTTGGCCACGTCTACAGACTCATCACCACCAAAG AGGTTATGAAAGGCTTAATGGCCAAGAAATGTTCCAAGTCGAAGAAAGAAGGTAAGATGTCGGAAGATAAGGTAGAGATGGTGAAAGCATTTAGCTCTAACAAGCTTGACAATGAAGATCAG ATGAAGAAGCAAGAGAAAGAAAGACCACTAAGAATCTCAAGATCATGGCAGCCTTCTCTTAAAAGCATAGCGGAAGGAGGTGCAAGCTGA
- the LOC106449434 gene encoding uncharacterized protein LOC106449434 isoform X2 — MGNCQAVDTARIVIQHPNGKEEMLSCPVSASYVMKMNPGHCVALLISTTALSASPGHGGPLRLTRIKLLRPTETLVLGHVYRLITTKEVMKGLMAKKCSKSKKEGKMSEDKVEMVKAFSSNKLDNEDQLSMAADEEARERKTTKNLKIMAAFS, encoded by the exons ATGGGAAACTGTCAAGCGGTGGACACTGCCAGAATCGTGATACAACACCCAAATGGTAAAGAAGAAATGCTAAGCTGTCCAGTTTCTGCTAGCTATGTGATGAAGATGAATCCTGGCCATTGTGTTGCTCTTCTCATCTCCACCACCGCTCTCTCTGCCTCTCCCGGTCATGGAGGACCTCTTCGGCTCACCAGGATTAAACTCCTCCGTCCCACAGAGACGCTTGTTCTTGGCCACGTCTACAGACTCATCACCACCAAAG AGGTTATGAAAGGCTTAATGGCCAAGAAATGTTCCAAGTCGAAGAAAGAAGGTAAGATGTCGGAAGATAAGGTAGAGATGGTGAAAGCATTTAGCTCTAACAAGCTTGACAATGAAGATCAG CTGTCTATGGCTGCAGATGAAGAAGCAAGAGAAAGAAAGACCACTAAGAATCTCAAGATCATGGCAGCCTTCTCTTAA
- the LOC106449435 gene encoding ribosomal RNA small subunit methyltransferase G-like, producing MHCYPWKSVITSPCVSHVLSLRHFTKHFQCAKSHTFRRTRFHSDTHTDVAVSTTTSCFKSLSSTQQNQIHLYVDTLLQWNQKMNLTATKEADEVMERHIEDSLAILPPIRTCYNLQSNEQISLIDVGSGAGLPGLVLAIACPDWRVTLLESINKRCVFLEHVVTVTGLTNVKVVRGRAESCGHDVMYREKFDVAIARAVAEMRVLAEYCLPLVRIGGLFVAAKGHDPKEEVENAENAVRMLGGSILQISPVDSHSPYGQRTTVICRKDHSTPQKYPREAGTPSKLPL from the exons atgcactgCTATCCTTGGAAGAGTGTAATAACGAGCCCATGCGTCTCACATGTCCTTTCTCTGAGACATTTTACCAAACACTTTCAATGCGCAAAGTCGCACACATTTCGTCGCACTAGATTTCACTCCGACACCCATACCGATGTCGCCGTAAGCACGACAACATCATGTTTCAAAAGCCTCAGTTCCACCCAGCAAAACCAAATCCATCTCTACGTCGATACCCTTCTCCAATGGAACCAG AAAATGAATCTTACGGCAACTAAAGAAGCTGATGAAGTCATGGAGAGGCATATTGAAGATTCTCTTGCGATATTGCCTCCTATAAGGACATGTTACAACTTGCAGTCCAATGAACAAATCAGTTTAATTGATGTTGGAAGTGGTGCAGGCCTTCCTGGGTTGGTTCTAGCAATTGCTTGTCCAG ATTGGAGAGTTACTCTACTGGAGTCTATAAATAAGCGTTGCGTTTTCTTGGAGCACGTCGTTACTGTCACTGGGCTAACAAATGTTAAAGTCGTAAGGGGCAGAGCAGAG AGTTGTGGCCACGATGTTATGTACAGAGAGAAGTTTGATGTGGCTATTGCAAGAGCTGTCGCGGAGATGAGAGTCTTAG CTGAATATTGTCTTCCTCTGGTTCGGATTGGTGGATTGTTTGTAGCTGCTAAGGGTCATGACCCTAAG GAGGAAGTTGAAAATGCAGAAAATGCGGTTCGCATGTTGGGTGGTTCCATATTACAAATTAGTCCAG TGGATTCACATAGCCCATATGGACAACGAACAACTGTTATCTGTCGTAAAGATCATTCCACCCCACAAAAGTATCCACGTGAAGCAGGTACTCCTTCTAAATTACCTTTGTAA